Proteins from a genomic interval of Polaribacter sp. Q13:
- a CDS encoding NUDIX domain-containing protein yields MKIKKIPNLSVDCVIFGYDTNTKSLNVLLIKRYLKAKSSNEVLVDDYVLTGYHVYENETLDESASRVLKELTGLTNLYKKQFKAFGDPNRLMNEKDILWIKNEDFNFRTITIAYYFLLKTEDIDVIHNKYEAKWFPFSDLPSLGFDHKKIIQEAHEDLKTKCLHEPIIFELLPEKFTINEVQDVYQSILGIEIDNRNFRRKVINKKYIIALDEKQVGISKRPAQLYMFSKNIYDKMINNNFLINI; encoded by the coding sequence ATGAAAATTAAAAAAATTCCAAATTTATCGGTAGACTGCGTAATTTTTGGCTATGACACCAATACAAAATCATTAAATGTTTTATTAATTAAACGATATTTAAAAGCCAAATCTAGTAATGAAGTTTTGGTAGATGATTACGTATTAACGGGATATCATGTATATGAAAATGAAACTTTAGATGAATCTGCCTCTAGAGTTTTAAAAGAATTAACAGGGTTAACAAATCTATATAAAAAACAATTTAAAGCTTTTGGAGACCCTAATAGGCTGATGAATGAAAAAGATATTCTATGGATAAAAAATGAAGATTTCAATTTTAGAACCATTACAATTGCTTATTACTTTTTATTAAAAACGGAAGATATTGATGTTATCCATAACAAATATGAAGCAAAGTGGTTTCCATTTTCAGACTTACCTAGTTTAGGTTTTGATCACAAAAAAATTATACAAGAAGCTCATGAAGACTTAAAAACAAAATGTTTACATGAACCCATTATTTTTGAGCTTTTACCTGAAAAATTCACCATAAACGAGGTACAAGATGTATATCAATCCATTTTAGGGATAGAGATAGACAACAGAAATTTTAGAAGAAAAGTAATCAATAAGAAATATATTATTGCTTTGGACGAAAAGCAAGTTGGTATTTCTAAAAGACCAGCACAACTCTATATGTTTAGTAAAAACATTTATGATAAAATGATCAATAATAATTTTTTAATCAACATTTAA
- a CDS encoding cytosine permease: METSNQFQQFENLEAEQLPIAKNKLHNWTHFAGLYAAEHVAATEFVIGATFVALGATTKDIILGLLIGNILAVLSWTLITSPIAVDTRLSLYTYLNKIAGDSMTKLYNWANVVIFTVISAAMITVSSTAVRFAFDIPAQLDWYPTNLWFVLIVLLVGIVVVAIAIYGFTAVSKFSAICAPWLFVMFISGAFILLPALSLDVLGRTLPSGWTELINLGDQSIWTGVNSDGEPGIGLLEVIGFAWAANSITHFGLIDMALFRFAKKKSYGLTTSTGMMFGHFVAWISAGIMGAGAAVIIGKSIVELDPGDVAYYALGWSGFVIVIVAGWTTAVANLYRAGLAAQAIFTKTSRKKTTIIVGVVTMVVACFPFVFSQMLPLLTYAGLLVVPVGSIVFAEHQIFPKIGYTRYWSHYRQLTFSTPAIASWALGLVFGFGLNALNIMSFYYLFIPTWIFTILIYTFLAGRYGAKNKYPEEEEKERVRNINIKKFQEQKAEKEVVAVKDTSLLTKVLKIVSMLTLLITLVLACIVLFGSETENIYIQNRELFYTYAFVCTIIYFITSIWALKRGNSLNK; this comes from the coding sequence ATGGAAACATCCAACCAATTTCAGCAGTTCGAAAACTTAGAAGCAGAACAGTTACCAATTGCCAAAAACAAACTCCATAATTGGACACATTTTGCAGGTCTCTATGCTGCAGAGCATGTGGCCGCCACAGAGTTTGTAATTGGTGCTACTTTTGTTGCTTTAGGAGCAACTACTAAAGATATTATTTTAGGTTTATTAATTGGTAATATATTGGCTGTTTTAAGTTGGACGTTAATTACATCTCCAATTGCTGTAGATACTAGATTAAGTTTATACACGTATCTTAATAAAATAGCAGGAGATTCTATGACAAAACTCTATAATTGGGCAAACGTTGTTATTTTTACGGTAATTTCTGCGGCGATGATTACTGTTTCTTCCACTGCAGTTCGGTTTGCTTTTGATATTCCGGCGCAACTAGATTGGTACCCAACAAATCTTTGGTTTGTTTTAATTGTTTTACTTGTTGGTATTGTAGTGGTTGCTATTGCTATATATGGTTTTACTGCAGTATCTAAATTTTCTGCAATTTGTGCGCCTTGGTTATTTGTGATGTTTATTAGTGGTGCATTTATACTTTTACCAGCACTTTCATTAGATGTTTTAGGTAGAACATTGCCAAGTGGATGGACGGAACTTATAAATTTAGGAGATCAATCTATTTGGACAGGAGTTAATAGTGATGGAGAACCAGGAATTGGATTACTTGAAGTTATCGGTTTTGCTTGGGCAGCGAATTCAATTACTCACTTTGGTCTTATTGATATGGCTTTATTTCGTTTTGCTAAAAAGAAATCTTACGGATTAACAACAAGTACAGGAATGATGTTTGGTCATTTTGTAGCTTGGATTTCTGCAGGAATAATGGGGGCAGGAGCCGCTGTTATTATTGGTAAATCTATTGTAGAATTAGATCCGGGAGATGTTGCTTATTATGCGTTAGGTTGGTCTGGTTTTGTAATTGTAATTGTAGCAGGTTGGACAACCGCTGTTGCCAATCTTTACAGAGCAGGGTTAGCAGCACAAGCAATTTTTACTAAAACTTCAAGAAAAAAGACAACCATTATAGTTGGTGTCGTAACCATGGTAGTAGCTTGTTTTCCGTTTGTGTTTTCTCAAATGCTTCCATTATTAACCTATGCAGGTTTATTAGTTGTACCAGTTGGTAGTATTGTTTTTGCAGAGCATCAAATTTTTCCTAAAATTGGATATACGCGTTATTGGTCTCATTATCGTCAATTAACTTTTAGTACTCCTGCTATTGCTTCTTGGGCTTTAGGTTTAGTGTTCGGGTTTGGATTAAATGCGTTAAATATAATGTCTTTCTATTATTTATTTATACCAACTTGGATTTTTACAATTCTTATTTACACCTTTTTAGCAGGACGTTATGGTGCAAAAAATAAATATCCAGAAGAAGAAGAAAAAGAAAGAGTAAGAAATATCAACATTAAAAAATTTCAAGAACAAAAAGCAGAGAAAGAAGTAGTAGCGGTAAAAGACACAAGTCTTCTTACAAAAGTGTTAAAAATAGTTTCAATGCTTACGTTGCTTATTACGCTAGTATTAGCTTGTATTGTTTTATTTGGGAGTGAAACAGAAAATATATATATACAAAATAGAGAACTTTTTTACACCTATGCGTTTGTGTGTACTATCATTTATTTTATAACATCAATTTGGGCACTTAAAAGAGGTAATTCTTTAAATAAATAA
- a CDS encoding carbohydrate kinase, whose protein sequence is MANITCFGEVLWDVFPTHKKIGGAPLNVAVRLQSLDNNVYIISRVGADDNGLKIKEFIEVNNVNKIALQIDEELKTGKVKVVLDGKGCASYDIMFPRAWDQIELTEGAKKIVKVSDAFVYGSLVARNEVSRNTLYELLKIAKYKIFDVNLRAPYYNIESLSYLMKEASFIKFNDDEIFEIAETLGYKNESLEETIKTIAEITNTKSICVTKGGAGAILYYNDVFFYNDGYKVEVIDTVGAGDSFLASLINKLLKEVAPQDALDFASAVGAIVASSEGANPEIKESDILDFMEQKTV, encoded by the coding sequence ATGGCAAATATAACATGTTTTGGCGAGGTGCTTTGGGATGTGTTTCCAACGCATAAAAAAATAGGAGGAGCTCCTTTAAACGTTGCTGTAAGATTACAATCTTTAGATAATAATGTATACATAATCTCTAGGGTTGGAGCAGATGATAATGGTCTAAAAATTAAAGAGTTTATTGAGGTAAATAATGTGAATAAAATAGCATTACAAATAGATGAAGAACTAAAAACAGGAAAAGTAAAAGTAGTATTGGATGGCAAAGGTTGTGCATCTTATGATATTATGTTTCCTAGGGCTTGGGACCAAATAGAATTAACAGAAGGTGCAAAGAAAATAGTGAAAGTTTCAGATGCTTTTGTATATGGTAGTTTAGTGGCTAGAAATGAAGTTTCAAGAAATACATTATATGAACTTTTAAAAATAGCAAAATATAAAATTTTTGATGTGAATTTAAGAGCTCCTTATTATAACATAGAAAGTTTAAGTTATTTAATGAAAGAAGCTAGTTTTATTAAATTTAATGATGATGAAATTTTTGAAATAGCAGAGACCTTGGGTTACAAAAATGAATCGTTAGAAGAAACCATTAAAACTATAGCAGAGATTACCAATACAAAATCTATTTGTGTTACAAAAGGTGGAGCAGGAGCAATACTGTATTATAATGATGTATTCTTTTATAATGATGGCTATAAAGTAGAAGTTATAGATACTGTGGGTGCAGGAGATTCTTTTTTAGCTTCTTTAATAAATAAATTGTTAAAAGAGGTTGCTCCACAAGATGCATTAGATTTTGCAAGTGCTGTAGGTGCTATTGTTGCCAGTAGTGAAGGAGCAAATCCGGAAATTAAAGAAAGCGATATTTTAGATTTTATGGAACAAAAAACTGTGTAA
- a CDS encoding pitrilysin family protein: MKELKLLCISFLLVTAVSCTTSKKKEKNYEVTSQKDSNGLSYETVQNDPTGLRLYTLENGLKVYLSQNSDEPKIQTYIAVRAGSNYDPKESTGLAHYLEHMVFKGTHKIGTVNWEKEKVFLDKISDLYEQHRAEKDADKKLALYKEIDKVSLEASNYSIANEYDKMTASLGATGTNAYTWFEQTVYTNKIPANELDKWVDLEAERFSTLVLRLFHTELEAVFEEFNRGQDNDFRKRYAAMLDGLFPNHPYGQQTTIGKADHLKNPSMVDIHNYFNKYYVPNNMAVILVGDFEFEPTIKKVNAAFGKFKRKELTHPTLPKEEKITAPIVNEVFGPTSESISIAFRSEGINTEEEKMVTLCDMIMANGNAGIIDLNLNQKQLVQRASCSPTFLNDYGYHSFTGSPKTGQTLDEVKELLLAQIEKLKNGEFEDWMIEAVVNDLKLSQTKQYEDNSALADTYVNAFIYQQDWSKRVQFLDDLKKISKEQLVAFAKNFYQDNYVVTYKRKGEDKNIVKVANPGITPVHLNRDKSSEFITAFNKIESKPLQPKYVDYKTAIKETKTENGIKVSYVLNDKNDLFDMNIIFDMGSDNDKKLSLAAGYLEYIGTDKYTNEELKKEFYKLGISYYVSTASDKTYVGLSGLKENLDEGLKLLEHLWDNAKADKEAYDKYVEKIYKGRQDGKTQKGNILWNGLMNYGKYGEDSPLRDIMQIDELKAIDPEELVALIKDMKNYKQRIFYYGKDVDTAVASLNINHKVYGELKEYPVAKVYKETETGDNVFFTDYDMVQTELMFLAKGEPFKPENMAASTLFNTYFGSGLSSIVFQEIRESKSLAYSAFASYQGASKKDSPNYVMAYVGTQANKLEQAVDAMMELMNDMPEAEKQFNAAKEATLKKLAAQRITKSNIFWSYERLKKLGIDNDNREAMYNTIKGMTMEDLKTFFNKNIKGESYNVMVIGNKKDLDVKSLQKLGKIKELDIDYLFNYVDKKEVKQ, from the coding sequence ATGAAAGAACTAAAATTGTTATGCATTAGCTTTTTGTTAGTTACAGCAGTAAGTTGTACTACTAGCAAAAAGAAAGAAAAGAATTATGAGGTAACTTCGCAAAAAGATTCCAACGGGTTATCTTATGAAACAGTACAGAATGACCCAACAGGTTTACGCTTGTATACTTTAGAAAATGGGTTAAAAGTGTATTTAAGTCAGAATTCTGATGAACCCAAAATTCAAACTTACATTGCCGTAAGAGCTGGTTCTAATTACGACCCAAAAGAATCTACAGGTTTGGCACATTATTTAGAACACATGGTGTTTAAAGGAACTCATAAAATAGGAACTGTAAATTGGGAAAAAGAAAAAGTATTTTTAGATAAAATTTCTGACTTATATGAACAGCATAGAGCAGAAAAAGATGCAGACAAAAAATTGGCATTGTATAAAGAAATTGATAAAGTTTCTTTAGAAGCGTCTAATTATTCTATTGCCAATGAATATGATAAAATGACGGCATCTTTAGGGGCTACAGGTACAAATGCATATACATGGTTTGAGCAAACGGTATATACAAATAAAATTCCTGCAAATGAATTAGATAAATGGGTAGATTTAGAAGCAGAACGTTTTAGCACTTTGGTCTTACGTCTGTTTCATACGGAATTAGAAGCAGTTTTTGAAGAGTTTAATAGAGGTCAGGATAATGATTTCAGAAAACGTTATGCTGCCATGTTAGATGGTTTATTTCCAAATCATCCTTACGGACAACAAACAACTATTGGTAAGGCAGATCATTTAAAAAATCCTTCTATGGTAGATATCCATAATTATTTTAACAAATATTATGTGCCTAATAACATGGCAGTAATCTTAGTGGGAGATTTTGAATTTGAACCTACCATTAAAAAAGTAAATGCTGCTTTTGGTAAATTCAAGAGAAAAGAATTAACACATCCAACTTTGCCTAAAGAAGAAAAAATTACAGCTCCAATTGTAAATGAAGTCTTTGGTCCAACGTCTGAATCTATTTCTATCGCTTTTAGATCTGAAGGAATAAATACAGAAGAAGAAAAAATGGTAACCCTTTGTGATATGATTATGGCAAACGGTAATGCTGGTATTATCGATTTAAATTTAAATCAGAAACAATTGGTGCAAAGAGCAAGTTGTTCGCCAACTTTTTTAAATGATTATGGGTATCATTCTTTTACAGGATCACCAAAAACGGGTCAAACGTTAGATGAAGTTAAAGAATTGTTATTAGCTCAAATAGAAAAATTAAAAAATGGCGAGTTTGAAGATTGGATGATTGAAGCTGTTGTAAATGACTTAAAATTAAGCCAAACAAAACAGTATGAAGACAATTCAGCTTTAGCGGACACCTATGTAAATGCATTTATTTATCAACAAGATTGGTCTAAAAGAGTTCAGTTTTTAGACGATTTAAAGAAAATATCAAAAGAGCAATTAGTGGCTTTTGCTAAGAATTTTTATCAAGATAATTATGTAGTTACTTACAAAAGAAAAGGAGAGGACAAGAATATTGTAAAAGTAGCAAATCCGGGAATTACACCTGTACATTTAAATAGAGATAAAAGTTCTGAATTTATTACAGCTTTCAATAAGATAGAATCGAAACCTTTACAGCCTAAATATGTAGATTATAAGACAGCAATTAAAGAAACGAAGACCGAAAACGGAATTAAAGTTTCTTATGTTTTAAATGATAAAAATGATTTATTCGATATGAATATCATTTTTGATATGGGAAGTGATAATGATAAAAAATTATCTTTAGCTGCTGGTTATTTAGAATATATTGGAACTGATAAATATACCAATGAAGAACTTAAAAAAGAGTTCTATAAATTGGGAATATCTTATTATGTTAGCACTGCAAGCGATAAAACGTATGTTGGTTTAAGCGGATTAAAAGAAAATTTAGATGAAGGTTTAAAGTTGTTAGAACATCTTTGGGATAACGCTAAAGCAGATAAAGAAGCATATGATAAATATGTAGAAAAAATCTACAAAGGGCGTCAGGACGGAAAAACACAAAAAGGAAATATTCTTTGGAACGGTTTGATGAACTACGGTAAATATGGTGAGGATTCTCCTTTAAGAGACATCATGCAAATAGATGAATTAAAAGCTATTGATCCTGAAGAATTAGTTGCGCTTATTAAGGATATGAAAAATTATAAGCAACGTATTTTTTATTATGGTAAAGATGTAGATACTGCTGTGGCATCACTTAATATCAATCATAAAGTATATGGAGAGTTAAAAGAATATCCAGTGGCAAAAGTATATAAAGAAACCGAAACTGGTGACAATGTATTCTTTACAGATTATGATATGGTACAAACGGAACTAATGTTTTTGGCAAAAGGAGAGCCTTTTAAACCAGAAAATATGGCAGCTTCAACGTTGTTTAATACGTATTTTGGAAGTGGTTTATCATCAATTGTATTTCAGGAGATTAGAGAATCTAAATCTTTAGCATATTCTGCTTTTGCTTCTTATCAAGGAGCTTCTAAAAAAGATTCTCCTAATTATGTAATGGCTTATGTTGGTACGCAAGCTAACAAATTAGAGCAGGCTGTAGATGCAATGATGGAATTAATGAATGATATGCCTGAAGCCGAAAAACAATTTAATGCAGCTAAAGAAGCTACTTTAAAGAAATTAGCAGCGCAAAGAATTACAAAATCTAATATTTTTTGGTCTTATGAAAGACTTAAAAAATTAGGAATTGATAATGACAATAGAGAGGCAATGTACAATACTATTAAAGGAATGACCATGGAAGATTTAAAGACATTCTTTAATAAAAATATTAAAGGAGAATCTTATAATGTGATGGTTATTGGTAATAAGAAAGATTTAGATGTAAAATCTTTACAAAAACTGGGTAAAATAAAAGAATTAGATATTGATTATTTATTTAATTATGTAGACAAAAAGGAAGTAAAGCAATAG
- a CDS encoding mannitol dehydrogenase family protein, which produces MKNIIKLNQQNLAKISTKITSPSYDRSKVKTGIVHVGIGGFHRSHEAFYTDQLLQNNSQSDWGICGVALLDFDTKIYNILKEQNGLYTLVIKELDGSLTKQIIGSMVEVLFAPESPIKVIEKMASPDVKIISLTITEGGYNYNEATGEFNFENPLIQHDLETPSAPKTIFGYLTQALKMRKEKGLKGITIQSCDNIQGNGHMAEKMLLSYVKVAAPNLVSWIDENVSFPNAMVDRITPATSALDIEKLKETSGIDDGWPVVCEPFKQWVIEDNFVAGRPAWETVGAQFVKDVVPYEKMKLSLLNAGHSVLGILGALYGYSTIDEAANDANISSFLRIYMGNEVTPTLGHLEGVNLKNYKFSLIQRFGNIYIKDQIERICSESSAKIPIFILPTVYNQLENNRTVNHAAFIIAAFAIYSVGVNENGAQLIIKDAMETVLTEKAILARNNPAAFLEIESIFGQLKNSKTFLDAYTDAYQNIVKNGIEKSVKDINSTILNEI; this is translated from the coding sequence ATGAAAAATATAATTAAATTAAATCAACAGAATTTAGCTAAAATTAGTACTAAAATAACTTCACCTTCTTATGATAGAAGCAAGGTTAAAACAGGTATTGTACATGTTGGAATTGGAGGATTTCATAGATCTCACGAAGCGTTTTATACAGACCAATTATTACAAAATAATTCACAATCCGATTGGGGTATTTGTGGGGTTGCATTGTTAGACTTTGATACCAAAATTTACAACATATTAAAAGAGCAAAACGGTTTATATACGTTGGTTATAAAAGAATTAGATGGTTCGTTAACAAAACAAATTATCGGTTCTATGGTAGAAGTTTTATTTGCGCCAGAGAGTCCTATAAAAGTCATTGAAAAAATGGCGAGTCCAGATGTTAAAATCATCAGTTTAACCATAACAGAAGGAGGTTATAATTATAATGAAGCAACGGGTGAATTCAATTTTGAAAACCCTTTAATTCAACATGATTTAGAAACTCCAAGTGCTCCTAAAACTATTTTTGGATATTTAACACAAGCATTAAAAATGCGTAAAGAAAAAGGTTTGAAAGGAATTACCATTCAATCTTGTGATAATATTCAAGGAAATGGACACATGGCAGAAAAAATGTTGTTGAGTTATGTAAAAGTAGCAGCACCAAATTTAGTTTCTTGGATTGATGAAAACGTATCGTTTCCGAATGCGATGGTAGATAGAATTACTCCTGCAACATCTGCATTAGATATCGAAAAATTAAAAGAAACTTCAGGGATTGATGATGGTTGGCCAGTAGTTTGCGAACCTTTTAAACAATGGGTGATAGAAGATAATTTTGTAGCGGGTAGACCTGCTTGGGAAACCGTTGGAGCACAGTTTGTAAAAGATGTTGTTCCGTATGAAAAAATGAAATTAAGTTTGCTTAATGCAGGTCATTCTGTATTAGGTATTTTAGGTGCTTTATACGGTTATTCTACCATAGATGAAGCGGCAAATGATGCAAATATCAGTTCTTTTTTAAGAATATATATGGGGAATGAAGTAACTCCAACTTTAGGACATTTAGAAGGTGTAAACCTTAAAAATTATAAGTTTTCATTAATCCAAAGATTTGGGAATATTTATATAAAGGATCAAATTGAAAGAATTTGTTCTGAGAGTTCTGCTAAAATTCCAATTTTTATTTTACCTACAGTTTATAATCAATTAGAAAATAATAGAACCGTAAATCATGCTGCTTTTATCATTGCTGCTTTTGCTATTTATAGTGTTGGTGTAAATGAAAATGGAGCGCAATTAATAATTAAAGATGCTATGGAAACAGTGTTAACCGAAAAAGCAATTTTAGCTAGAAATAATCCAGCAGCTTTTTTAGAAATAGAATCAATATTTGGACAACTTAAAAACTCTAAAACATTTTTAGATGCTTATACAGATGCGTATCAAAATATTGTTAAGAATGGGATAGAGAAGTCTGTGAAAGATATTAATAGTACTATTTTAAATGAAATTTAA
- a CDS encoding EamA family transporter, which translates to MWMYLGLLAALFLGLHNLCKKHAVQGNEVFPVLLGTISAGFLLILPFYLGSLWNPEYMQKIGFYITSISWSTHGFIFIKSMIMAASWVLAYQALKHLPITIVTPIRSAGPFFTFIGAIFIYQEKPNFLQWIGFFLIILSVLLYSKIGKKEGINFKRNKWIFAIIAATFLGASSGLYDKFLIQTLTLNPQTLQFWFCFYTILILLIILSITWFPYADKRKAFKFRWSIPAVGILLQTADYFYFKALQDPDALIMLLSAIKRSQIIIAVVVGGLLFKEKNKRKKLVPLFGILLGVFLILYS; encoded by the coding sequence ATGTGGATGTACTTAGGACTTTTAGCGGCGTTATTTTTAGGGTTACACAATTTATGTAAAAAACATGCCGTACAAGGCAATGAAGTATTTCCGGTATTACTAGGTACTATTTCGGCTGGGTTTTTATTGATACTTCCCTTCTACTTAGGTTCTCTGTGGAATCCTGAATACATGCAAAAAATAGGTTTCTACATTACAAGTATTTCTTGGAGTACCCATGGGTTCATTTTTATAAAATCGATGATTATGGCCGCTTCCTGGGTTTTAGCTTACCAAGCATTAAAGCATTTACCAATTACTATTGTTACTCCTATTAGATCTGCAGGACCATTTTTTACTTTTATAGGTGCTATTTTTATTTATCAAGAAAAACCAAACTTCTTACAATGGATTGGTTTCTTCCTTATTATTCTATCTGTCTTATTATATTCTAAAATAGGAAAAAAAGAGGGTATCAATTTTAAAAGGAATAAATGGATTTTCGCGATTATCGCAGCTACCTTTTTAGGTGCTTCTAGTGGTTTGTATGATAAATTTCTAATTCAGACTTTAACTTTAAACCCGCAAACATTACAATTTTGGTTTTGTTTTTACACCATTCTAATATTGTTAATCATTTTATCTATTACATGGTTTCCGTATGCTGATAAAAGAAAAGCTTTTAAATTTAGATGGTCTATACCTGCTGTCGGAATCTTATTACAAACAGCAGATTACTTTTATTTTAAGGCACTACAAGACCCTGATGCTTTAATTATGCTATTATCAGCCATAAAAAGAAGTCAGATTATAATTGCAGTGGTCGTTGGTGGATTGCTATTTAAGGAAAAAAATAAGCGTAAAAAGTTGGTTCCTTTATTTGGTATTCTATTGGGTGTATTTTTAATCTTATATTCTTAA
- the hxpB gene encoding hexitol phosphatase HxpB yields the protein MKINTFIFDMDGVIIDSEPFWRQAQIEILASYNVTVSIEDCIKNTMGKRIDDVSLTWCQLHQLTVNPKLLEQEIITAVVQLITKKGKAKNGLFELLDYLTKNNFNIALATSSSKPIINAVFNRLNIAHYFNVVCSADTEEYGKPHPAIYLKVAKLLKVNTENCLILEDSVTGLIAAKAASMNTIVIPEDKNDPRFTIANNIFSSMLDVIIYLKTLQ from the coding sequence ATGAAGATAAATACTTTTATTTTTGATATGGATGGAGTTATCATAGACTCAGAACCTTTTTGGAGACAAGCACAAATAGAAATTTTAGCCAGTTATAATGTTACCGTTTCCATAGAAGACTGTATTAAAAACACCATGGGCAAAAGGATAGATGATGTTTCCTTAACCTGGTGTCAATTACACCAATTAACTGTAAATCCTAAATTATTAGAACAAGAAATTATTACCGCTGTAGTTCAATTAATTACTAAAAAAGGAAAAGCTAAAAATGGCTTATTCGAGTTGTTAGATTATTTAACAAAAAACAACTTTAATATTGCCTTAGCAACATCCTCTAGCAAACCTATTATTAACGCAGTTTTTAACAGACTGAATATAGCTCATTATTTTAATGTTGTTTGCAGTGCAGATACTGAAGAATACGGAAAACCACATCCAGCTATTTATCTGAAAGTAGCAAAATTACTGAAAGTGAATACGGAAAATTGCTTGATTTTAGAAGATAGCGTTACAGGTTTAATCGCTGCCAAAGCTGCTTCTATGAACACTATAGTAATACCCGAAGATAAAAATGACCCTAGGTTTACGATAGCAAATAACATCTTTTCATCTATGTTAGATGTTATTATTTACCTGAAGACTCTACAATAA
- the fabG gene encoding 3-oxoacyl-[acyl-carrier-protein] reductase — protein sequence MKLLENKSAIITGATRGIGRGIAIEFAKQGANVAFTYSSSVDAAIALEEELKAFGVSAKGYQSNAADFDAAQELAKEVLKEFGAIDILVNNAGITKDNLLMRISEDDFDKVIEVNLKSVFNLTKAVIRPMMKQRKGSIINMSSVVGIKGNAGQTNYAASKAGIVGFSKSVALELGSRNIRSNVVAPGFIETEMTEKLDEATVQSWRDGIPLKRGGQPIDIANACVFLASDMSAYITGQTLSVDGGMN from the coding sequence ATGAAATTATTAGAAAATAAATCTGCAATTATTACAGGTGCTACAAGAGGTATTGGTCGTGGAATTGCTATTGAATTTGCTAAACAAGGTGCAAATGTAGCTTTTACTTACAGTTCTTCTGTTGATGCAGCAATTGCTTTAGAAGAAGAGTTAAAAGCTTTTGGAGTTTCAGCAAAAGGATACCAATCTAACGCAGCAGACTTTGATGCTGCTCAAGAATTGGCAAAAGAAGTTTTAAAAGAATTTGGAGCTATAGATATTTTAGTAAATAATGCAGGTATAACAAAAGATAATTTGTTAATGCGTATTTCTGAAGACGATTTTGATAAAGTTATAGAAGTAAATTTAAAATCTGTTTTTAATTTAACCAAAGCGGTTATTCGTCCGATGATGAAACAACGAAAAGGATCTATTATAAATATGAGTTCTGTTGTTGGTATTAAAGGAAATGCTGGTCAAACTAATTATGCTGCTTCAAAAGCTGGTATTGTTGGTTTTTCTAAATCGGTGGCTTTAGAGTTAGGTTCTAGAAATATTAGAAGTAACGTAGTTGCTCCTGGTTTTATAGAAACAGAAATGACAGAAAAATTAGATGAAGCAACTGTACAAAGTTGGAGAGACGGAATTCCTTTAAAAAGAGGAGGGCAGCCAATAGACATTGCAAACGCATGTGTGTTTTTAGCTTCTGATATGAGTGCTTATATTACAGGTCAAACTTTATCTGTAGATGGAGGTATGAACTAA